A DNA window from Coleofasciculus sp. FACHB-T130 contains the following coding sequences:
- a CDS encoding ribulose bisphosphate carboxylase small subunit, translating to MTYYISPRFLDKLAVHITKNFLDLPGVRVPLILGVHGRKGEGKSFQCELVFERMGIEAVHMSAGELESPDAGDPGRLIRLRYREAADLIKVRGKMCVLMINDLDAGAGRFDQGTQYTVNTQLVNGTLMNIADKPTDVQLPGSYDSTPLPRVPIIVTGNDFATLYAPLIRDGRMEKFHWEPDRDDKIGIVGGIFEPDGLSRSQIEQLVDRFPDQAIDFFGAVRSRIYDEQIRSFIHDIGINRVSTRVVNSAEGPPVFKKPDFTLSRLIEFGNLMVQEQQRVQNSRLVEEYNTSRRSVTPEVRDVPQMSSLPPENRKTVVRNELANEPSHPHESDRGNGHSSNTQVNSARISPEVQQQIRDLLAQGYRIGIEHANARRFRSQSWQSGDPIQTTNASEAIAALEASLSEHNGEYVRFIGIDPKAKRRVAETIIQRPNS from the coding sequence ATGACCTACTACATTTCTCCCCGCTTTTTAGACAAGCTGGCGGTTCATATCACCAAAAATTTTCTTGACCTCCCTGGAGTACGAGTTCCTCTGATTCTCGGAGTTCACGGACGGAAGGGAGAGGGAAAATCTTTTCAGTGTGAATTAGTATTTGAGCGGATGGGCATTGAAGCTGTCCATATGTCGGCAGGGGAACTGGAAAGTCCAGATGCAGGAGATCCCGGGCGTTTGATCCGCCTGCGCTATCGGGAAGCAGCAGACTTGATCAAGGTGCGCGGCAAGATGTGCGTGCTAATGATCAATGATTTGGATGCTGGGGCAGGGCGCTTCGATCAAGGCACCCAATATACGGTGAATACTCAGCTGGTGAATGGCACGCTGATGAATATTGCTGATAAACCTACAGATGTGCAACTTCCTGGCAGTTATGATTCCACGCCGCTACCCAGAGTGCCGATTATTGTCACAGGCAATGACTTCGCCACCCTGTATGCGCCGTTGATTCGGGATGGTCGGATGGAAAAATTCCACTGGGAACCCGATAGAGATGACAAGATTGGCATCGTCGGAGGCATTTTTGAGCCAGATGGATTATCTCGCAGTCAGATTGAACAGTTAGTCGATCGTTTTCCCGATCAAGCGATTGATTTCTTTGGTGCAGTGCGATCGCGCATTTACGATGAACAAATCCGCTCTTTCATCCACGATATTGGGATTAACCGGGTTTCTACTAGGGTAGTAAACAGTGCTGAAGGACCACCAGTGTTCAAAAAGCCTGATTTCACTCTTTCTCGCTTAATCGAGTTTGGCAACCTGATGGTTCAAGAACAGCAGCGAGTTCAGAATTCACGCTTGGTAGAGGAGTACAATACAAGCCGACGCTCCGTGACTCCAGAAGTTAGGGATGTGCCTCAGATGTCATCCCTACCCCCGGAAAATCGGAAGACCGTTGTCCGCAATGAACTGGCGAACGAGCCATCGCACCCTCATGAGTCCGATCGAGGTAACGGTCACAGCAGCAACACTCAGGTAAATAGTGCCCGAATTAGTCCAGAGGTGCAGCAACAGATCCGGGATCTACTTGCCCAAGGCTATCGCATTGGTATAGAACACGCAAATGCACGTCGGTTCCGCAGCCAATCTTGGCAAAGCGGCGATCCCATTCAGACAACAAATGCGTCGGAAGCGATCGCTGCTTTGGAAGCTAGCTTGAGCGAGCATAATGGGGAGTACGTGCGCTTCATTGGCATTGACCCCAAGGCCAAGCGGCGCGTTGCAGAAACGATTATCCAACGTCCGAATAGTTAA
- a CDS encoding ribulose bisphosphate carboxylase small subunit, producing MRTLPKEIRFETLSYLPALTDAQINKQIQYILDQGYIAGVEFSDSSAPEQHYWTLWKLPLFNATTTQEVLTEIKACRSENPNAYVRVMGFDNIKQCQVLSFIVGKPNQRGY from the coding sequence ATGAGAACTCTGCCTAAAGAGATTCGTTTCGAGACTCTTTCCTATTTGCCAGCCCTTACCGACGCGCAAATCAACAAGCAAATCCAATACATCCTCGACCAAGGCTATATTGCAGGGGTTGAATTCAGCGATAGTTCTGCACCGGAACAGCACTACTGGACATTGTGGAAACTGCCTCTGTTCAATGCTACGACAACCCAAGAAGTTCTCACTGAAATCAAAGCTTGCCGTTCTGAGAACCCCAACGCCTATGTCCGAGTCATGGGCTTTGATAACATCAAGCAGTGCCAAGTTCTCAGCTTCATCGTTGGGAAACCAAACCAAAGAGGTTACTAA
- a CDS encoding chaperonin family protein RbcX, with product MDLKQIAKDTAKTLISYLTYQAVKNIVAQLSETNPPLAIWLSNFSKTGVIQDGEAYVKELLKENPELALRIMTVRQHLAEEVADFLPEMTRTGIEKSNIEYRRQHLERITLLTLPDPSFQPEQQTESPGESG from the coding sequence ATGGATCTCAAGCAAATTGCCAAAGACACGGCTAAGACACTGATTAGCTACCTGACTTATCAGGCAGTGAAAAATATCGTGGCTCAGTTGAGCGAAACAAATCCTCCTTTGGCAATTTGGCTGAGTAACTTTTCTAAAACGGGCGTCATCCAAGATGGAGAAGCTTACGTCAAGGAATTACTCAAAGAAAATCCAGAGTTAGCGCTTCGGATTATGACTGTGCGCCAGCATCTTGCAGAGGAAGTAGCAGACTTTTTACCTGAGATGACTCGCACTGGTATTGAGAAATCTAATATCGAATATCGGCGTCAACATCTGGAGCGAATTACGCTACTTACTTTACCTGACCCCAGCTTCCAGCCGGAACAACAAACTGAATCACCAGGCGAGTCTGGATAA
- a CDS encoding form I ribulose bisphosphate carboxylase large subunit: MSYSQTKTQTKTGYKAGVQDYKLTYYTPDYTPKDTDVLAAFRVTPQPGVPPEEAGAAVAAESSTGTWTTVWTDLLTDLDRYKGRCYNIEPVPGEDNQYFCYIAYPLDLFEEGSVTNLLTSLVGNVFGFKALRALRLEDLRIPVAYLKTFQGPPHGITVERDKLNKYGRPLLGCTIKPKLGLSAKNYGRAVYEVLRGGLDFTKDDENINSQPFMRWRDRFLFVQEAIEKAQAETGEIKGHYLNVTAPTCEEMMERAEFAKEIGTPIIMHDYLTGGFTANTTLAKWCRRNGILLHIHRAMHAVIDRQKNHGIHFRVLAKCLRMSGGDHLHSGTVVGKLEGEKGITMGFVDLMREDHIEEDRSRGIFFTQDWASMPGVMPVASGGIHIWHMPALVEIFGDDSCLQFGGGTLGHPWGNAPGATANRVALEACVQARNEGRNLMREGGDVIREACKWSPELAVACELWKEIKFEFEAMDTL, translated from the coding sequence ATGTCTTACTCTCAAACAAAAACTCAGACAAAGACTGGGTATAAGGCCGGGGTTCAAGATTACAAACTCACCTATTACACCCCAGACTATACCCCCAAAGATACTGATGTCTTGGCGGCTTTCCGGGTTACGCCTCAGCCTGGTGTTCCTCCAGAAGAAGCTGGAGCTGCTGTTGCTGCTGAATCTTCCACAGGTACCTGGACAACAGTATGGACAGACCTGCTGACAGACCTGGATCGTTACAAGGGTCGTTGCTACAACATCGAGCCAGTACCAGGCGAAGACAACCAATATTTTTGCTATATTGCTTATCCCCTGGATTTGTTTGAAGAAGGTTCTGTTACCAACTTGTTGACCTCTCTGGTGGGTAACGTGTTTGGTTTCAAAGCCTTACGTGCGCTGCGCTTGGAAGACTTAAGAATTCCTGTTGCGTACCTCAAAACCTTCCAAGGCCCTCCTCACGGGATTACCGTTGAGCGCGACAAACTGAACAAGTACGGTCGTCCTTTGCTGGGTTGTACGATTAAGCCGAAGCTCGGTTTATCAGCTAAGAACTACGGTCGTGCAGTCTATGAAGTCCTGCGCGGTGGTTTGGACTTCACCAAAGACGACGAAAACATTAACTCCCAGCCTTTCATGCGCTGGCGCGATCGCTTCCTGTTCGTTCAAGAAGCCATCGAAAAAGCTCAAGCTGAAACAGGTGAAATCAAAGGTCACTACCTAAACGTGACTGCTCCCACCTGCGAAGAGATGATGGAACGGGCTGAATTCGCTAAGGAAATCGGCACACCGATCATCATGCACGACTACCTGACGGGTGGCTTCACCGCTAACACCACCCTCGCTAAGTGGTGCCGCCGCAACGGTATCCTACTGCACATTCACCGCGCGATGCACGCTGTGATTGACCGTCAAAAGAACCACGGTATTCACTTCCGCGTTCTCGCCAAGTGTCTGCGGATGTCTGGTGGAGACCACCTGCACTCCGGTACCGTCGTTGGTAAACTGGAAGGCGAAAAAGGCATCACGATGGGCTTTGTTGACCTGATGCGCGAAGACCACATTGAAGAAGATCGTTCTCGCGGTATTTTCTTCACTCAAGACTGGGCTTCTATGCCTGGTGTGATGCCCGTGGCTTCTGGTGGTATCCACATTTGGCACATGCCTGCTCTGGTGGAAATCTTTGGTGACGACTCCTGCTTGCAGTTCGGTGGTGGAACCCTTGGGCACCCCTGGGGTAACGCACCTGGTGCAACCGCCAACCGTGTTGCTTTGGAAGCTTGCGTCCAAGCTCGTAACGAAGGTCGCAACCTGATGCGCGAAGGCGGCGACGTGATCCGCGAAGCTTGTAAGTGGAGTCCTGAGTTGGCGGTTGCTTGCGAACTTTGGAAGGAAATCAAGTTCGAGTTCGAGGCAATGGATACTCTGTAA
- a CDS encoding two-component regulator propeller domain-containing protein has translation MAFLSERIGLFISATLLSLSLPVWGIIQSDSQTRGSGVLAQQSTEVDRGDDLLTYPPSSPPPGGRPLPPERRRQEATPLPADFRVTALQPGYTGSLWVGSWQSLARINPRTGNVLARIALPNYTIGALAQDRVGRVWVGTYEGLLRVDPRSNEVTAQNFTLPSNRVLSLLTDQRGYLWVGSDRGLAMISPDQGLLMTTVQKLPGVSANALTLDREGQLWVGTLEGLVRINTANAFVMKRLRDIPGTTVQALTLDPQGRIWAGTPSSLLVIDPKTGDVLRSVTPLRGRNVTAVRFAQDRSVWVGTDNGLLRLNPDTGAVLDRVGDLPSSRILSLSTDVADKLWVGTSEGLAWISLTTGRVTPHLAFVRGEE, from the coding sequence ATGGCATTCTTGAGTGAGCGTATCGGTTTGTTTATTAGTGCTACGCTGCTTTCTTTAAGCCTACCAGTATGGGGAATCATCCAATCAGATTCACAGACCCGTGGTAGTGGCGTACTAGCTCAACAATCTACGGAGGTAGACCGGGGAGATGACCTACTCACCTATCCACCCTCATCGCCGCCGCCTGGAGGTCGTCCCTTGCCCCCCGAACGCCGACGGCAAGAAGCCACCCCCCTACCCGCAGATTTTCGCGTCACTGCATTGCAACCGGGTTATACCGGCAGTCTCTGGGTTGGTTCCTGGCAGAGTTTAGCGCGGATAAATCCGAGGACAGGCAATGTTTTGGCTCGGATTGCTCTACCGAACTATACCATCGGCGCGTTAGCGCAAGACCGAGTGGGACGGGTTTGGGTGGGAACTTACGAAGGACTGTTGCGTGTAGATCCCCGTAGCAATGAAGTGACGGCGCAAAATTTCACCTTACCGTCTAACCGGGTGTTGTCGCTATTGACTGACCAACGGGGTTATCTGTGGGTAGGAAGCGATCGCGGTCTTGCCATGATCAGTCCCGACCAGGGATTGTTGATGACAACGGTGCAAAAGCTTCCCGGAGTGTCAGCGAATGCCCTCACCCTCGACCGCGAAGGTCAGTTATGGGTTGGAACCTTAGAAGGATTAGTGCGAATTAATACCGCCAATGCCTTTGTGATGAAGCGGCTGAGGGATATTCCCGGCACCACAGTGCAAGCTCTCACCCTAGATCCACAGGGACGGATTTGGGCAGGAACGCCCAGCAGTTTGCTAGTCATTGACCCGAAAACCGGGGATGTGCTGCGGTCGGTGACGCCACTCAGGGGGCGCAACGTTACCGCTGTGCGCTTTGCCCAAGATCGGAGCGTTTGGGTGGGGACAGATAATGGTTTATTGAGATTGAATCCGGATACGGGTGCGGTTCTGGATCGAGTTGGCGACCTCCCCTCCAGTCGGATACTCTCTTTATCAACGGATGTCGCCGATAAGTTGTGGGTGGGAACCAGTGAAGGACTCGCTTGGATTAGCTTGACGACGGGGCGCGTGACCCCGCACTTAGCCTTCGTTCGGGGAGAAGAGTAA
- the panB gene encoding 3-methyl-2-oxobutanoate hydroxymethyltransferase, which yields MAVTTQQLIQWKQQGRPIVVLTAWDYAIAQLLDAAGVDVILVGDSLGMVALGYQTTLPVTLDEILHHASSVRRGVKQALVVCDLPFLSYQESPQQAIHSAGRVLKETGAQAVKMEGGYPAMVETIARVVQAGIPVMGHVGLTPQSVHQLGYRQQGKTPETAEKILQEAIALEQAGAFAMLLEHIPSDLGLQITQKLSIPTIGIGAGVHCDGQVLVTADLLGLSERQPPFAKSYANLRETITQAVQNYGSEVRSRQFPDSPQP from the coding sequence ATGGCAGTCACCACCCAGCAATTAATCCAGTGGAAACAACAGGGGCGTCCCATTGTCGTGTTGACAGCTTGGGATTATGCGATCGCGCAACTTTTAGACGCCGCTGGAGTGGATGTGATTCTGGTGGGGGATTCCCTAGGGATGGTGGCACTCGGTTATCAGACAACCCTGCCGGTGACGCTAGATGAAATCCTACACCATGCATCCTCCGTGCGTCGCGGTGTCAAACAGGCGTTAGTCGTGTGCGATTTACCATTCTTGAGTTATCAAGAAAGTCCTCAGCAAGCGATTCACTCAGCTGGGAGAGTATTAAAAGAAACTGGCGCTCAGGCGGTGAAAATGGAGGGAGGATATCCGGCAATGGTGGAAACGATTGCCAGAGTCGTGCAAGCAGGCATTCCGGTGATGGGTCATGTGGGTCTGACTCCCCAATCGGTACATCAGCTAGGCTACCGACAGCAGGGGAAAACACCAGAAACGGCAGAGAAAATTTTACAAGAAGCGATCGCGCTGGAACAAGCAGGTGCTTTTGCGATGCTTTTGGAGCATATCCCATCCGATTTGGGATTGCAGATTACCCAAAAATTATCGATTCCGACGATAGGAATTGGGGCTGGGGTGCATTGCGATGGACAGGTACTCGTTACCGCCGATTTGCTGGGACTCTCCGAACGCCAGCCGCCCTTTGCTAAATCTTACGCCAATTTGCGAGAAACAATTACCCAAGCAGTGCAGAATTACGGTAGCGAAGTGCGATCGCGTCAATTTCCTGATTCCCCACAGCCCTAA
- a CDS encoding mechanosensitive ion channel family protein, which yields MPSQSSWAIAGTILLTGWVASPIQAQIPLPQNLELPALSLPSSDAQSRIMSGCIRLDGRCLFQVAAPQSELPARIQDIQQRLETISRQYLQEDSSKLLIQIKKQNNLPVIYVNDQPLLTVTRPDADLQGGDLDTRAEKLKESLQEGLKRAKRERQPQFLTRRGAIAGGFLVAMIVSSCAIHSSSKRSRRRLTGTTTTPTGHPVTTQLAQQQQGNLQEVQRRLYQMAQASIWGGGTLIGLGLFPYTRILQVLMLNVLQIPLRLGIVGLGTYVVIRLSYVLIDRFAGALANSYLLTPEASRRLQLRVSTISGVTKSITTLVLLGVGSLVALTTLGVEIAPLLAGAGLVGVAVSLASQNLIKDAINGFLIIVEDQYAVGDVIAVGDVGGLVENINLRITQVRDAEGRLITIPNSEIKIVANLSSNWSRADLNIPVAYHADVDQALKLIDTIAQEMSRDVTWQEQILEKPQVLGVDNFGERGVTIRVWIKTQPLKQWDVAREFRRRLKIAFDETGVPIPLPQQEIWFNRSLPAKSQIDEHESHSPI from the coding sequence ATGCCTTCTCAATCTTCTTGGGCGATCGCTGGAACCATTCTGTTGACTGGTTGGGTAGCATCTCCAATTCAAGCTCAAATTCCACTTCCGCAGAATTTGGAACTACCCGCACTTAGCCTACCCAGTAGCGATGCACAAAGCCGAATCATGTCTGGTTGCATCCGCTTGGATGGTCGCTGTCTGTTTCAAGTCGCCGCACCCCAGTCGGAATTACCCGCACGTATCCAAGATATTCAGCAGAGATTGGAAACAATTAGTCGCCAATATTTGCAGGAGGATTCCTCAAAACTCCTAATTCAAATCAAAAAGCAAAATAATTTGCCAGTCATCTATGTCAATGACCAACCCCTGCTGACAGTGACACGACCCGATGCCGACTTACAAGGGGGAGACTTAGATACACGGGCAGAAAAGCTCAAAGAATCCTTGCAAGAAGGACTGAAACGGGCGAAACGGGAGCGACAACCCCAGTTTTTAACTCGTCGAGGTGCGATCGCGGGCGGGTTTTTGGTAGCAATGATTGTGAGTAGCTGCGCGATTCACAGTAGTTCCAAGCGATCGCGACGACGGTTAACCGGCACCACCACTACACCTACAGGTCATCCGGTCACAACCCAGCTGGCTCAACAACAACAAGGGAATTTACAAGAAGTTCAGCGCCGCTTGTATCAAATGGCGCAAGCCAGTATTTGGGGCGGGGGAACCCTCATCGGGCTTGGTTTATTCCCCTACACCCGCATCCTACAGGTTTTGATGCTCAACGTTCTCCAAATCCCTTTGCGACTGGGGATTGTCGGACTAGGGACTTATGTTGTCATACGTTTGAGCTACGTCTTGATCGACCGCTTCGCTGGCGCTTTAGCCAACAGCTATTTACTCACGCCCGAAGCCTCCCGCCGTTTGCAACTGCGAGTTTCGACAATTTCCGGTGTCACCAAAAGTATTACCACCCTAGTCTTGTTAGGAGTGGGTAGCTTGGTCGCCCTGACGACATTAGGTGTGGAGATTGCCCCCTTACTTGCTGGTGCTGGCTTGGTTGGCGTTGCGGTGTCTCTTGCCTCCCAAAACCTGATTAAGGACGCGATTAATGGGTTTTTAATCATTGTGGAAGACCAGTATGCGGTTGGCGATGTGATTGCTGTAGGCGACGTAGGCGGTTTGGTAGAAAACATCAATCTGCGGATTACTCAGGTACGCGATGCTGAGGGTCGATTGATTACGATTCCCAACAGTGAAATCAAAATTGTCGCTAATCTTTCCAGCAACTGGTCGCGGGCAGACTTAAATATCCCTGTCGCCTACCATGCCGATGTCGATCAGGCGCTGAAGCTGATTGACACCATTGCCCAAGAAATGAGCCGTGACGTGACATGGCAAGAGCAAATTCTGGAAAAACCCCAAGTCCTAGGAGTCGATAATTTTGGGGAACGGGGCGTCACGATTCGGGTATGGATTAAAACCCAGCCCTTGAAACAATGGGATGTGGCGCGGGAGTTCCGCCGCCGTCTAAAAATCGCCTTTGATGAGACGGGCGTGCCAATCCCGCTACCCCAGCAGGAGATTTGGTTTAACCGTTCTCTGCCTGCAAAATCTCAGATAGATGAACACGAATCTCACTCGCCAATTTAG
- the ahcY gene encoding adenosylhomocysteinase: MTATVTQPKHEVKDLSLAPLGKQRIEWAGREMPVLRQIRDRFAQEKPLAGIRLVACCHVTTETAHLAIALKAAGADALLIASNPLSTQDDVAASLVADHGIPVFAIKGEDADTYSRHVRIALDHKPNIIIDDGSDVVATLIQERQHQIADLIGTTEETTTGIVRLRAMFKDGVLTFPAINVNDADTKHFFDNRYGTGQSTLDGIIRATNVLLAGKTIVVAGYGWCGKGTALRARGMGANVIVTEIDPTKAIEAVMDGFRVLPMAEAAPVGDLFITVTGNKHVIRAEHFDVMKDGAMVCNSGHFDIEIDLKSLGAKATEVKEARNFTQEYRLQNGKSVIVLGEGRLINLAAAEGHPSAVMDMSFANQALACEHLVKNKGNLEPGLHSIPVEVDKEIARLKLQAMGVQIDSLTPDQIEYINSWTSGT, encoded by the coding sequence ATGACTGCAACTGTTACTCAGCCCAAGCACGAAGTCAAAGACCTCTCCCTCGCACCTCTAGGTAAGCAACGGATTGAATGGGCAGGTAGAGAGATGCCCGTGTTGAGACAAATACGCGATCGCTTCGCCCAAGAAAAACCCCTCGCCGGTATCCGGTTAGTCGCCTGCTGCCACGTCACAACTGAAACCGCGCACTTGGCGATCGCTCTCAAAGCCGCTGGTGCTGATGCCCTCCTCATTGCCAGCAACCCCCTCTCCACTCAAGATGACGTGGCTGCTAGCCTGGTTGCCGATCATGGCATCCCCGTATTTGCCATCAAAGGCGAAGACGCTGATACCTACAGTCGCCATGTGCGAATCGCCTTGGATCACAAACCCAACATCATCATCGACGATGGTAGTGATGTGGTCGCTACTCTGATTCAGGAACGTCAACACCAGATTGCAGATTTGATTGGCACCACCGAAGAAACCACAACGGGCATTGTCCGTCTTCGTGCCATGTTCAAAGATGGTGTTCTCACTTTCCCCGCCATCAATGTTAACGACGCTGACACCAAGCACTTCTTCGATAACCGCTACGGTACCGGGCAATCTACTCTGGATGGGATTATTCGCGCCACCAACGTTCTGCTCGCTGGCAAAACGATTGTTGTCGCCGGTTATGGCTGGTGCGGCAAAGGCACGGCACTCCGGGCGCGGGGAATGGGTGCCAATGTGATTGTCACCGAAATTGACCCCACTAAAGCAATTGAAGCGGTGATGGATGGCTTCCGAGTGCTGCCAATGGCAGAAGCCGCCCCCGTAGGCGATTTGTTTATTACTGTCACTGGCAACAAGCACGTCATTCGCGCCGAGCATTTCGATGTGATGAAAGACGGGGCAATGGTTTGCAACTCCGGTCACTTTGATATTGAAATTGACCTCAAGTCGTTGGGTGCCAAAGCGACTGAAGTCAAAGAAGCGCGGAACTTCACCCAAGAATACCGCCTCCAGAATGGTAAATCGGTTATTGTGCTGGGCGAAGGGCGTTTAATTAACTTGGCGGCTGCGGAAGGACATCCCAGCGCAGTGATGGATATGAGCTTTGCCAACCAAGCTTTAGCTTGCGAACACCTCGTTAAGAACAAAGGCAACCTGGAACCTGGATTGCACTCCATTCCAGTCGAGGTTGACAAAGAAATTGCACGGCTGAAGTTGCAAGCAATGGGCGTTCAAATTGACAGCTTGACACCCGACCAAATTGAGTACATCAATTCTTGGACTTCTGGAACCTAA
- a CDS encoding DedA family protein, with product MQEWITNTMNSLGHLGIGLLMFLENLFPPIPSELIMPLAGYVSTQPNSKIHFFGAIAAGVIGTMLGALPWYYVGKLVGEENLKRLANKYGRWIGLSSKDIDKADNWFDKHGGKAVFFCRLVPGVRTLISLPAGISGMPLLPFLIYSTLGTTLWVGLLTYAGYALGENYELVDEHLGPVSKIVFVILIVAFVVWLVRKKQKNKGNKQA from the coding sequence ATGCAGGAATGGATCACGAACACCATGAATTCCCTCGGTCACTTGGGAATTGGACTGCTGATGTTTTTGGAAAATCTTTTTCCCCCCATCCCTTCCGAACTGATTATGCCCTTGGCAGGGTATGTCTCAACGCAACCAAATAGCAAAATCCACTTTTTTGGAGCGATCGCAGCAGGGGTAATCGGCACGATGCTGGGTGCATTGCCGTGGTACTACGTGGGTAAACTCGTAGGCGAAGAAAACTTAAAGCGATTAGCGAATAAGTATGGCAGGTGGATCGGGTTATCCAGCAAGGATATTGACAAGGCAGATAATTGGTTTGATAAGCACGGCGGTAAAGCAGTGTTTTTCTGCCGTTTGGTTCCTGGAGTTCGCACTTTAATTTCGCTTCCAGCAGGCATCAGCGGGATGCCTTTATTGCCTTTTTTAATCTACTCAACCCTTGGCACTACATTATGGGTGGGTTTGCTGACTTATGCCGGATACGCACTAGGCGAAAACTATGAGCTTGTAGATGAGCATCTTGGGCCTGTTTCTAAAATTGTGTTTGTGATTCTTATTGTCGCTTTTGTTGTCTGGTTAGTTAGGAAAAAGCAAAAAAACAAAGGCAACAAGCAAGCGTGA
- a CDS encoding Hpt domain-containing protein — MMSGQHQRIIGYFIEEAIDHLNTLEQGLLDLQGTIEDPEKINQVFRAAHCIKGGAAMLGFLSIQKTAYRLERCFQVFNACPVRIDQKLESLLQRVLDTLKALMQELSWSCGLNDELTHKMMSKVEPVFEELNNHLNHLFIEGTREYIQTIEQGLLSETSTIKDAEEINQLFCAAHSIKSGAAMLGLTSIQETAHHLEKGFQVIKEYPIQVDQKLDSFLLRLLKTLQALWQQLQRALGLTEEITGKIMSEVEPVFQELDNHLRLLVIQAGFVRTNLTLVATAGTQRIDICGYFTVEAKCTLKVIRQAVSKVGGRITGCQCIPGAINDHFFGEPEGINDQLSIGVWLPTFSCQQELRDTIPSEGGVIETVHIEALQTCRRCRFYYGQCEIVCAVHPSGPKEEPCRDWEQGDDWIGELWA; from the coding sequence ATGATGTCGGGACAACATCAGCGAATTATTGGCTACTTTATTGAAGAGGCAATTGACCACCTCAATACACTTGAGCAAGGTCTCCTGGATCTACAAGGCACTATCGAAGACCCAGAAAAGATTAATCAGGTTTTTCGAGCTGCTCATTGTATCAAAGGTGGTGCAGCAATGCTGGGATTCCTCAGCATTCAGAAAACGGCTTACCGCCTAGAAAGATGTTTCCAGGTCTTCAATGCTTGTCCCGTTAGGATCGATCAAAAGCTAGAGTCACTCTTACAACGGGTTTTGGATACCCTAAAAGCTCTGATGCAGGAGCTTTCTTGGTCTTGTGGGTTGAATGATGAGCTGACTCACAAGATGATGTCGAAAGTTGAGCCAGTTTTTGAAGAACTTAATAATCACCTCAATCACTTGTTTATTGAAGGAACAAGAGAATATATCCAGACAATTGAGCAAGGATTGCTGTCCGAAACAAGCACGATTAAAGACGCAGAAGAAATCAACCAGCTTTTTTGTGCTGCTCATTCGATTAAAAGCGGAGCAGCGATGTTGGGACTCACAAGTATTCAAGAAACTGCTCACCATTTAGAAAAGGGATTCCAGGTTATAAAAGAGTATCCAATTCAGGTTGATCAAAAGCTAGATTCATTCTTGTTGCGGCTTTTGAAGACGCTACAGGCACTTTGGCAGCAGTTACAAAGAGCGCTTGGTCTAACTGAAGAAATAACAGGCAAAATTATGTCGGAGGTTGAGCCAGTTTTTCAAGAACTCGACAATCACTTGAGATTGCTGGTTATTCAAGCAGGATTTGTTCGCACCAATCTGACTCTCGTAGCCACGGCGGGAACGCAACGGATTGATATATGTGGTTATTTTACGGTTGAAGCTAAATGTACTCTTAAAGTCATTCGTCAAGCTGTCAGTAAAGTCGGAGGCAGAATCACGGGTTGCCAATGCATACCGGGTGCTATCAACGACCACTTTTTCGGGGAACCAGAGGGAATCAACGACCAGCTCTCGATAGGCGTGTGGCTACCAACCTTTTCCTGTCAGCAAGAGCTTCGAGACACGATTCCGTCTGAGGGTGGAGTCATTGAAACCGTTCATATAGAAGCGCTCCAGACCTGTCGAAGATGCCGTTTTTACTACGGACAGTGCGAAATTGTCTGTGCGGTTCATCCTTCTGGCCCCAAAGAAGAACCTTGTCGGGATTGGGAACAAGGGGATGATTGGATAGGGGAATTATGGGCTTAG